In one Geoglobus acetivorans genomic region, the following are encoded:
- the rpl4p gene encoding 50S ribosomal protein L4, giving the protein MKAKVFDLNGEVVEEIELPSAFNEDFRPDLIRKAVHAIQSHRRQPYGPNPLSGTNYAAENWGPGHGYARVPRWKNGSRAVKVPQAVGGRRAHPPKVQKKWDEKINRKEMRKALKSALSATLDPEIVSARNHVFEGDLPKIVVDDFETLEKTKDVANALKALGVFGDVERARATKRVRAGKGKMRGRRYKMKKSVLIVTGNNSKVLRAARNLPGVDAVEVRNLNVELLAPGGHAGRLVVYTKSAVNYLGEWL; this is encoded by the coding sequence ATGAAGGCCAAGGTTTTTGATCTTAATGGAGAAGTGGTTGAGGAAATCGAACTGCCGTCAGCATTCAATGAGGACTTCAGACCGGATCTAATCAGAAAGGCAGTTCATGCAATTCAGAGTCATAGAAGGCAGCCTTATGGTCCAAATCCGCTTTCAGGTACAAACTATGCTGCTGAAAACTGGGGCCCAGGCCATGGATATGCAAGGGTGCCAAGATGGAAAAATGGTAGCAGGGCTGTGAAGGTCCCGCAGGCTGTTGGTGGTAGAAGGGCGCATCCACCGAAAGTGCAGAAGAAATGGGATGAAAAGATTAACAGGAAGGAAATGAGGAAAGCCCTGAAATCTGCACTATCTGCGACACTTGATCCAGAAATCGTCAGTGCGAGGAATCACGTTTTTGAAGGTGACCTGCCAAAAATCGTTGTTGATGATTTTGAAACTCTTGAGAAGACCAAGGATGTTGCGAACGCTCTCAAAGCTCTTGGAGTATTCGGAGATGTGGAGAGGGCAAGAGCAACAAAGAGAGTCAGGGCTGGAAAAGGCAAGATGAGAGGCAGGAGATACAAGATGAAGAAGAGCGTGCTCATTGTAACTGGAAATAACTCCAAGGTTCTGAGGGCAGCGAGAAACCTCCCGGGTGTTGATGCTGTTGAGGTCAGAAACCTCAACGTTGAACTCCTGGCTCCGGGTGGACATGCCGGGAGGCTGGTTGTTTATACGAAATCTGCTGTAAACTATCTGGGGGAGTGGTTATGA
- a CDS encoding 50S ribosomal protein L23 produces MILKAFLITEKTTMLLEKNVLTAIVDIRAGKKEIAKEVERRFEVEVEKVNTLITPKGEKKAYIKLKPEYSAEELLSKLGVF; encoded by the coding sequence ATGATACTCAAGGCATTCCTGATTACGGAAAAGACGACAATGCTCCTCGAGAAAAACGTTCTTACTGCGATAGTGGACATCAGAGCCGGCAAAAAGGAGATTGCGAAAGAAGTGGAAAGAAGATTTGAGGTTGAAGTAGAGAAGGTCAACACCCTTATAACGCCCAAGGGTGAGAAGAAGGCATACATAAAACTGAAACCCGAGTATTCTGCTGAAGAGCTGCTTTCAAAACTGGGTGTATTCTGA
- a CDS encoding 50S ribosomal protein L2: MGKRIISQNRGKGTPTYRAPSHRYKADVRHLKFTGDVVEAKIEDVVHDSARNGPLFLVRLPDGRKEYVLAVEGKGVGDRIQAGEKAEIDLGNVTYLKNIPEGTPICNIEHIPGDGGKFARASGTYAFVVAHEEDRVLVQLPSGTMKWFNPMCRAMVGVVAGAGRADKPFVKAGKKYHKMKSKAAKWPRVRGVAMNAVDHPFGGGKHQHVGKPKTISRNAPPGRKVGSIAARRTGVRR, translated from the coding sequence ATGGGTAAGCGTATAATATCACAGAATAGGGGAAAAGGAACTCCCACTTACAGGGCTCCATCTCACAGATACAAGGCTGATGTAAGGCATCTCAAATTCACGGGGGACGTTGTTGAGGCAAAAATAGAAGACGTTGTCCATGACTCAGCCAGAAACGGTCCTCTGTTCCTTGTAAGGCTTCCGGATGGAAGAAAGGAATACGTTCTTGCTGTGGAAGGCAAGGGTGTTGGGGACAGAATTCAGGCCGGAGAAAAGGCTGAGATTGATCTTGGCAATGTTACCTATCTCAAAAACATCCCCGAGGGAACACCGATATGCAACATTGAGCACATTCCGGGTGATGGTGGCAAATTTGCAAGGGCAAGCGGAACGTATGCATTCGTTGTGGCTCATGAGGAAGACAGAGTGCTGGTTCAGCTTCCGTCAGGCACGATGAAGTGGTTCAACCCGATGTGCAGGGCAATGGTCGGTGTGGTGGCTGGAGCAGGAAGAGCAGACAAACCGTTTGTCAAGGCAGGAAAGAAGTATCACAAGATGAAGAGCAAGGCAGCAAAATGGCCTCGTGTGAGAGGTGTGGCAATGAATGCTGTGGATCACCCATTTGGTGGTGGTAAGCATCAGCATGTTGGTAAGCCCAAGACAATCAGCAGAAACGCTCCTCCAGGAAGGAAGGTAGGTAGTATTGCTGCAAGAAGAACGGGTGTGAGGCGATAA
- the rpsS gene encoding 30S ribosomal protein S19 — protein sequence MALKSKVVRPKEFRYRGYTLEELQKMSLEQIAELLPARERRKIKRGFTEQEEKFLRRLRKKGTARTHCRDMIVLPEMVGKVIFVYNGKEFVRVEVKPEMIGHRLGEFAHTRRFEKHSGPGVGATRSSKFVPLK from the coding sequence ATGGCGCTGAAGAGTAAGGTAGTCAGGCCGAAGGAATTCAGATATCGCGGTTACACGCTTGAAGAGCTGCAGAAGATGTCACTTGAGCAGATTGCTGAGCTTCTACCAGCGAGAGAGAGGAGAAAAATAAAGAGAGGCTTCACGGAACAGGAAGAAAAATTCCTGAGGAGGCTCAGGAAGAAAGGAACGGCAAGGACACACTGCAGGGATATGATTGTGTTGCCCGAAATGGTTGGCAAGGTCATTTTCGTCTATAATGGCAAGGAGTTCGTCAGGGTTGAGGTGAAACCAGAGATGATCGGACACAGACTCGGTGAGTTCGCGCACACAAGGAGATTCGAGAAGCATTCTGGACCTGGTGTTGGTGCTACCAGAAGCAGTAAATTTGTGCCACTGAAGTGA